GGTTCACCTGCTGTACCGTCACCTCATGATTCAGCTCGGCAGCCTGACGTACGGTGTGTGCAGTTCGCCAGTCTCCGTCATGCGGATAAAGGGAATAGGTGAATTCATGTTCTCCCAGATCGGCTGTACGATCAGGCCATTTGGGTGCACGCAGTAGGGACAAACGAATGGTACTTCCCTGCACGTCGTACCCATATTTGCAGTCATTGAGCAGGCTCACGCCGTATCCATATTCGGATACATCCGCGAAGCGATGTCCACAGACTTCATACTGGGCTTGCTCCCAGCTTGTGTTGCGATGTGTTGGACGTTCCAGTGCGCCAAATGGAATCTCAAATGTGGCCTTGGAGGTCACCACATCAATTGGGAAACCAACTTTCAGAAGTTTGTGATCTTCATTCCAGTTCACCTGTGTCTGGAAGTCAATTCGCCGTGAGTCATGATAAAAGACGATATCTTGTGTAATCACCGATTGATGAAGCTTCCAGCGGAAGCGCAAGACATCTTTCGTTGTACCCGCCAATACCAGCTTTTTCTCCAACAGTTCCACTTCGCCAGCAATCTGTTCTTCATAACGACTGTCGATATCCCATGCATCCCAGAGCGTTGGTCGATCGTGGAAGAAGTGAAGTTGATTGCCACGTTCACCCGGCTTCAGCATCTCACGCTCCGCGGTTTTATCCCACAGGCGGATGATCTCCCCACGTTTGTTGAACTGCACATGATAAAAGGCGGTATCCCATGTATCATTAAAGGTTGATTGTGCGGCAAGGGTGGTCATTTCCCGTACATTCGTTTCCCTTGTATTTTCCGGTACCAGCCAAATCGTCTTATATCCAAACGCCGGAATGTCTGTCACAAGAATAGACATGCTGCCATCCTCCCGATCCATCCGCAAGCGCTGGCCCTCTTCATCAATGCCGTAACGATCAAAGCCATCCTGCACAGGAAGTTGAACGACTGCACTGCGTTTCCAGCCCAAGCTGTTGAATACAACATAGGCTACTGAACCTTCTGGCCCCTGTGTGTTGATACCCGTTGTCAATGCTGCAACGCCTTGATTCAATCCAGTTCTACCCAATTTAAATACCTGTACATATTCCTCATTTGAAGTCACGTAGGATTCCGTAATCGCCGATCCCGGTATAATATCGTGGAATTGATTCAGCAAAATTAATTTCCAGCCGTCATGCAGATTCGAACGTACTTCAGCTTCGGCGTCCGTCTCCATATCTGGTTGAGCAAGTGTATTCCACAGCTCAGCTTCACGATACAGAACCTCCGCTTTCCGATTGTTGCGCTTATTGCGCGCATGTGTCGTGTAGGTTCCCCGATGTAACTCCAGATACAGATCGCCATGCCACTTCGGAAGTACAGGTTGCTCCTTTTCAATTCCGGCAAAGAAAGCTCCAGCTGTGCTATAACGGCTCGCAGGCTGTCCAACCATCAGGTCTGCGCGATCCACATACTCCAGCATCTCGCGTGTTACGCCACCGCCGCCATCTCCGTGTCCGTATAGAAGCATATGCTCCGGATGAGCCGCTTTCTCACGGTAGGACTGCCAGTGATCATGAATGTCCTTCGGCAGGGTGTGTTCGTTAACACCATGATTGAGGTAGGACAGGATCGGTGTGCCGTCAATACCCACCCAGTGGAAGAGATCATATGGAAACACATTTGTGTCATTCCATCCGAGCTTTGTTGTCATGAAATACTCCACATTGCCATGCTTCAAAATCTGCGGCAGGGAGGCACAGTACCCAAACGTATCCGGCAGCCATTCAATCTGTGATGTCTTGCCAAACTCCTCCATATAGAAACGCTGACCATATAACATCTGGCGAATCAGGGACTCCCCGCTTGGGATATTCAGATCGGGTTCAACCCACATGCCGCCCACCAGCTCCCAGCGACCTTCTACAATCCGCTGCTTCACCCGCGCGTACAGCTCGGGATCATGCTCCTTCAGAAATGCATATAGTAAGGGTTGGCTCTGGGAATAAACATAGTCCGGATATTCATTCATGAGTGCATCCACGGTGGAGAAAGTACGGCTCGTTTTGCGTACCGTCTCACGTACAGGCCACAGCCAGGCAATATCAATATGGGATTGTCCTACCATATGCTCCAGACCTTCCGCGTTTCCGCCAATCTCACGCACATGATGCTTCAGATTATTTTCAATCTGACGAATACCCTCTCCCTGCTCAATCTCTTCTGCTGACATGCCTACAAATTGATCCATCGCACGATACACCAGTTCTAACAGGCGAACCCGCCGAAAGTCACTTTCCGGTAGCAACACAGCCGAATCACGGACAATAATGACGGTATACATCAGACTACGAACCGCTTCATTGGGTCTCACCAGCAAGCTCGTAATTGATGTGATTGGCGGCTGAATAACCGCCTGTTGATTCAACGGGTCTACAGGTTCAGGTACCGGATCAAACATCTCGATCTCCAGTTCTGGAGCGTTTCCGACTTTGGATGGATCAAGCGTGACGTAGGTATGATTGCGGTCAAGGCCCTGATAAGAGTTCCCATTTACCCGAAGCAAGCCTTCTCCGCCTGTCTCAAATACAAGCCCATAAGGTGCTTGCTGCCATGTAGCAGGGATCTCCAAACGTGTTCTGAAAAAATAAGTCGTTCCCTGTTTGCTCGGAAAACGCTCAAAATCTTGCCCTTCGGGGTACTCACCCTGATCCTCATACTGTCCTGGCACATGATAATAAGCGCGGGTAATGCCCCAGCTGCGCAGCTGTAATTGCTCCAGCCACTGATGTTCGGACAACTCGCGAATAAATCGTCTGATACGTTCCAACGTCTTACGCCTCCCTTACGGTCAGTTCGGTTATTTGCGTATCGTTTACGCTGCTGCCGATATGAATATGGAATTGTCCCGGTTCAACGACAGACTTCAAATCACGACCAATATACTGCAGCTGCTCGGCCCCGATGTGGAATTCCACGGTCTGTGTCTCTCCTGGCTCCAGGTTCACTTTTGCAAACCCCTTCAGTTCCTTGGCCGGACGAGTCAAAGAGCTAACCACGTCAGAGATGTACATCTGTACAACTTCTGCACCTGCATAACGGCCAGTGTTGGTCACATTCACCGATACCGTAACTGAATCATCAGTTGTCATGGATGCAGCACTCAGCTGCGGTTCACTGTACTCAAATGTGGTATAACTCAGTCCGTATCCAAATGCATAACGTGGCTGCAAATCCTCCTCGAGGTAACGCTTGCCTCGGGAACGTTTGCCGTTATAATAGATCGGTAATTGGCCGACATGCTTTGGAATGGAGATCGTCAATTTACCCGATGGATTCACATCACCGAATAAAATATCTGCAATGGCATGCCCGCCCTCTTGACCCGGATACCACGCCTCCAGAATGGCATCGGCATGTTCATCCACCCAAGGTTCAGTGATGGGACGACCATTAATGTAAACAACGACAAGTTTCTTGCCGAGCTTGTGAATCTCCTGAATGAGTTCCAACTGTACTCCGGCAAGCCCCAACGTCATCCGGTCGATCCCTTCGCCACACTCCATATCATTCCAGGAGTTATCTGATACATTGGAAGCGCCCGTCTTCAGATCAATCGTTCCTTCTCCAAAGTCACGTGCACTGGAGCCGCCAACCACCATAATGACCGTATCTGCCTGGCTGGCAACTTCAAGGGCACGCTCGAATCCTTCTTTCGAATCACCTTTAATCCGGCAGCCTGGTGCATAGAGTACCTCGGAAGCATCACGCTCTATATCGCTTGCCCCATTCATCGCAGCATGATGATCTCCATATCTAGCCGGGTGGCTATCCTCATCCTGCATTCCATGACCATGACGATCAGCGACCTCATTTGCTTGCTCAAGCACACGACTAGCCAGCTTACTACGAACACCATCCAGCACCGTTGACACTTTGGATTTAGGTTGTGGTGATGTGTAATCGCCCAGTTGATTGTAAGCTTGGTCTGCATTGGGACCAATGACGGCAATCCGGCCCACATTTGTTATCGATAGAGGTAACGTGTCAGCCTCATTTTTGAGAAGTACAATGCCTTCCGCAGCCAACTGGCGTGCCAGTTGAATATGCGCTTCACTTCCAATTACTTCTGCTGCCCGATCGGCATCCACATAAGGTTGTTCGAATAAGCCCAGTCTGAACTTCAACGCCAGCACGCGAGAAGCAGCCTGATCCAGAACCTGCACATCAAGCTTGCCTTCTGCCACCGCCTGCACCAGATATTGCCCAAACATCTCACCGGACATCTCCATATCGATGCCTGCCTCAATCGCCTGTACGGAAGCTGCCATTCCATCCGCCGCGACATCATGCCCACTTGCCAGCATGTTGATCGCACCACAATCCGTAATGACCAGACCGTCAAAGCCCCATTCCTTACGCAAAACATCTTCCAGCAATTCCGTATTCACGGTGCAAGGCGTGCCATCAATTTCGTTATATGCTGGCATGATCGACGCAGCGCCAGCTTCCACCGCTTTGCGGAATGGATAGAGATCCACTTCCAGCAGTTCGCGCCAGCCCATATGTACAGGCCCTGCATTACGTCCGCCTTCTGAGCTGCCATAACCAACAA
This Paenibacillus xylanexedens DNA region includes the following protein-coding sequences:
- a CDS encoding glycoside hydrolase family 3 N-terminal domain-containing protein — its product is MTYKDQSKSVEERVQHLLSLMTTEEKVGQLTQPFGWQTYTNDQGNITLNDSFKQQVENGGIGSLYGALRADPWTGVTLENGLSAREGAEAVNLIQRYAIEHSRLGIPILIGEECSHGHMAIDGTVYPVPLLLGSTWNVDLYREMCQAVARETRAQGGAVTYSPVLDVVRDPRWGRTEECFGEDPFLIGELAVASVEGLQGESLDRGDTVAATLKHFVGYGSSEGGRNAGPVHMGWRELLEVDLYPFRKAVEAGAASIMPAYNEIDGTPCTVNTELLEDVLRKEWGFDGLVITDCGAINMLASGHDVAADGMAASVQAIEAGIDMEMSGEMFGQYLVQAVAEGKLDVQVLDQAASRVLALKFRLGLFEQPYVDADRAAEVIGSEAHIQLARQLAAEGIVLLKNEADTLPLSITNVGRIAVIGPNADQAYNQLGDYTSPQPKSKVSTVLDGVRSKLASRVLEQANEVADRHGHGMQDEDSHPARYGDHHAAMNGASDIERDASEVLYAPGCRIKGDSKEGFERALEVASQADTVIMVVGGSSARDFGEGTIDLKTGASNVSDNSWNDMECGEGIDRMTLGLAGVQLELIQEIHKLGKKLVVVYINGRPITEPWVDEHADAILEAWYPGQEGGHAIADILFGDVNPSGKLTISIPKHVGQLPIYYNGKRSRGKRYLEEDLQPRYAFGYGLSYTTFEYSEPQLSAASMTTDDSVTVSVNVTNTGRYAGAEVVQMYISDVVSSLTRPAKELKGFAKVNLEPGETQTVEFHIGAEQLQYIGRDLKSVVEPGQFHIHIGSSVNDTQITELTVREA
- a CDS encoding alpha-mannosidase → MERIRRFIRELSEHQWLEQLQLRSWGITRAYYHVPGQYEDQGEYPEGQDFERFPSKQGTTYFFRTRLEIPATWQQAPYGLVFETGGEGLLRVNGNSYQGLDRNHTYVTLDPSKVGNAPELEIEMFDPVPEPVDPLNQQAVIQPPITSITSLLVRPNEAVRSLMYTVIIVRDSAVLLPESDFRRVRLLELVYRAMDQFVGMSAEEIEQGEGIRQIENNLKHHVREIGGNAEGLEHMVGQSHIDIAWLWPVRETVRKTSRTFSTVDALMNEYPDYVYSQSQPLLYAFLKEHDPELYARVKQRIVEGRWELVGGMWVEPDLNIPSGESLIRQMLYGQRFYMEEFGKTSQIEWLPDTFGYCASLPQILKHGNVEYFMTTKLGWNDTNVFPYDLFHWVGIDGTPILSYLNHGVNEHTLPKDIHDHWQSYREKAAHPEHMLLYGHGDGGGGVTREMLEYVDRADLMVGQPASRYSTAGAFFAGIEKEQPVLPKWHGDLYLELHRGTYTTHARNKRNNRKAEVLYREAELWNTLAQPDMETDAEAEVRSNLHDGWKLILLNQFHDIIPGSAITESYVTSNEEYVQVFKLGRTGLNQGVAALTTGINTQGPEGSVAYVVFNSLGWKRSAVVQLPVQDGFDRYGIDEEGQRLRMDREDGSMSILVTDIPAFGYKTIWLVPENTRETNVREMTTLAAQSTFNDTWDTAFYHVQFNKRGEIIRLWDKTAEREMLKPGERGNQLHFFHDRPTLWDAWDIDSRYEEQIAGEVELLEKKLVLAGTTKDVLRFRWKLHQSVITQDIVFYHDSRRIDFQTQVNWNEDHKLLKVGFPIDVVTSKATFEIPFGALERPTHRNTSWEQAQYEVCGHRFADVSEYGYGVSLLNDCKYGYDVQGSTIRLSLLRAPKWPDRTADLGEHEFTYSLYPHDGDWRTAHTVRQAAELNHEVTVQQVNQGQQSQQVQQMEQVQQRHQVHQSLGAGVDPTADATTHAAPVRPATGSWINFNSNHVILDTIKMAEEGHGTVLRFYESSGKRETITLQWPHAFEQAYHSNALEEPVQPLAHTNGQITLSFKPYQIQTVLLR